Proteins co-encoded in one Ruegeria sp. HKCCD4315 genomic window:
- the bfr gene encoding bacterioferritin — protein MKGDPKVIEYLNKSLRHELTAVSQYWLHYRLQDDWGLGHMAKKSREESIEEMQHADKLIERIIFLEGHPNLQKLDPLRIGQTPKETLECDLAAELDARALYAEARDHCREVGDYVSMSLFEGLIADEEGHIDFLETQLDLYERIGEANYAHLNASKMDEGE, from the coding sequence ATGAAGGGCGATCCAAAAGTCATCGAATATCTCAACAAATCTCTGCGGCATGAGCTGACCGCAGTCAGTCAGTACTGGTTGCATTACCGGCTACAAGATGATTGGGGCCTTGGCCATATGGCCAAGAAAAGCCGCGAGGAAAGCATCGAAGAGATGCAGCATGCGGACAAGCTGATTGAGCGGATCATCTTTTTGGAAGGTCATCCCAATCTTCAGAAACTGGACCCGCTGCGCATTGGGCAAACGCCCAAGGAAACACTGGAATGTGACCTTGCTGCCGAACTGGACGCGCGCGCGCTTTATGCCGAGGCACGCGATCACTGCCGCGAAGTGGGCGACTATGTCTCAATGTCGCTGTTCGAAGGATTGATAGCGGATGAAGAAGGTCATATCGACTTCCTCGAAACGCAGCTCGACCTGTACGAAAGGATCGGCGAAGCAAATTATGCGCACCTCAACGCGTCAAAAATGGACGAAGGCGAGTAG
- a CDS encoding di-heme oxidoredictase family protein, with protein MVVAFAAAPAQSADLKDLHLNITPRTTDERARIAVVTAPPQDFGAPQPFEELAAGAATVRVRNNADAFSQPSDNLSFDQELDFKVGNGLFKKIWVSSPSSTLASDGLGPLFNARSCQRCHIKDGRGHTPNGPEDKAISMFLRISIPGAPEDGPAEIEDYIATLPDPNYGGQMQDFALAGHPAEYRLDIAYKEIPVELSEGETASLRHPTYGAANLGYGPLHPDAMLSPRVAPQMIGLGLLEAIPVQDLLAQADPDDIDGDGISGRPNIVWSVEYGAPMMGRFGHKAGMPTIMEQSAAAFAGDIGISSPLYPAPQGDCTKLQLNCVEAPHGDSDVRGFEIDQQGMDLVAFYSRNLGVPGRRDVNSPEVLRGKEVFHATGCASCHTPSHVTHRMEDRPEHSFQLIWPYTDLLLHDMGDGLADNRPEARATGREWRTPPLWGIGLTQRVSGHTQFLHDGRARNLLEAILWHGGEAQAARDTVVSMPKSDRDALIRFLESL; from the coding sequence ATGGTGGTCGCTTTTGCGGCCGCCCCTGCCCAGTCTGCGGATCTGAAGGATCTGCATCTGAACATCACCCCCCGAACCACGGATGAACGCGCCCGAATCGCCGTCGTCACAGCCCCACCGCAGGACTTCGGCGCGCCGCAGCCGTTTGAAGAGCTCGCTGCCGGAGCCGCGACTGTACGCGTGCGCAATAACGCAGATGCGTTTTCGCAGCCCTCTGACAATCTGAGTTTCGATCAGGAGCTAGACTTTAAAGTCGGCAATGGTTTGTTCAAAAAAATCTGGGTCTCCTCGCCTTCCTCCACGCTGGCCTCTGACGGGTTGGGGCCCCTGTTCAACGCGCGATCCTGCCAACGCTGCCATATCAAGGATGGACGCGGGCATACGCCGAACGGACCTGAAGACAAGGCGATTTCCATGTTCCTTCGGATCTCGATCCCCGGAGCGCCAGAAGATGGTCCTGCCGAGATCGAAGACTACATCGCAACCCTGCCGGATCCCAACTATGGCGGACAGATGCAGGACTTTGCGTTGGCAGGGCATCCGGCAGAATACCGACTGGATATCGCGTACAAGGAAATCCCTGTAGAGTTATCAGAGGGTGAAACCGCATCACTGCGCCACCCGACCTATGGAGCTGCAAATCTGGGCTATGGGCCGTTGCACCCCGATGCGATGCTGAGCCCTCGGGTCGCACCTCAGATGATCGGGCTAGGTCTGTTAGAGGCGATCCCGGTTCAAGATCTGTTGGCACAGGCTGATCCTGACGACATAGATGGCGATGGTATTTCAGGGCGCCCAAATATCGTCTGGTCCGTCGAATATGGGGCACCAATGATGGGTCGGTTCGGGCACAAGGCGGGAATGCCGACAATCATGGAACAATCGGCTGCGGCATTTGCCGGAGATATTGGAATTTCCAGCCCGCTTTATCCTGCCCCGCAAGGCGATTGCACCAAGTTGCAACTGAACTGCGTTGAAGCTCCACATGGCGACAGTGACGTACGCGGATTCGAGATTGATCAGCAAGGCATGGATCTGGTCGCCTTCTACAGCCGCAATCTGGGCGTGCCCGGTCGCCGGGATGTAAACAGCCCCGAAGTGCTGCGTGGGAAAGAAGTGTTCCACGCCACGGGCTGCGCGTCCTGCCATACACCGTCGCATGTCACCCATCGCATGGAAGACCGGCCCGAGCACAGTTTTCAGCTGATCTGGCCCTATACCGACCTGCTGCTGCATGACATGGGCGACGGTCTGGCAGACAACCGACCCGAGGCCCGTGCAACGGGTCGCGAATGGCGCACGCCGCCTTTGTGGGGCATTGGTCTGACCCAGCGCGTATCGGGCCACACACAATTCCTGCATGACGGACGGGCGCGTAATCTGCTAGAGGCGATCTTGTGGCATGGCGGTGAGGCACAGGCTGCGCGCGACACCGTTGTTTCGATGCCCAAGTCAGACCGCGATGCCTTGATCCGTTTTCTGGAAAGCCTTTGA
- a CDS encoding bacterioferritin-associated ferredoxin, whose translation MIVCHCTNISDHDIRAAIDWMRTADPQAIITPGKIYHALGKSTDCGGCMPLFLDTMRASDNLEVPMQLRALRAAVTQEKADEGRSKSHRISQQISAA comes from the coding sequence ATGATTGTCTGCCACTGCACCAACATCTCTGATCATGATATCCGCGCCGCCATTGACTGGATGCGTACGGCGGATCCACAGGCCATTATCACTCCCGGCAAAATCTACCATGCCCTTGGAAAGTCGACGGATTGTGGCGGGTGCATGCCTCTTTTCCTAGACACAATGCGGGCAAGCGATAATCTGGAAGTCCCAATGCAACTGCGTGCCTTACGCGCAGCAGTAACTCAGGAGAAAGCAGATGAAGGGCGATCCAAAAGTCATCGAATATCTCAACAAATCTCTGCGGCATGA